One Setaria italica strain Yugu1 chromosome II, Setaria_italica_v2.0, whole genome shotgun sequence DNA segment encodes these proteins:
- the LOC101768739 gene encoding uncharacterized protein LOC101768739: protein MMDPNMKQLQETLVDIETDAEQVLLARHQLVENDKVRNGNREALTALRKQARTTKTSVPSPFEVIMKEMEGSSGKQLIKEICPTCGDHDPKEHTWLMFPGSDIFARVPFHVAHTVLEKDQERLDIDTKKLQSFVKEKALVIAEKGALAGRFGADTVKSLVNLTDTRKSTREGGESVQGPDVKYQLG from the exons ATGATGGATCCCAACATGAAGCAGCTTCAAGAGACTCTGGTTGACATTGAGACTGATGCAGAGCAAGTTCTTCTGGCAAGGCATCAG TTGGTGGAAAATGACAAGGTGAGAAATGGCAACAGGGAGGCCCTGACAGCCCTCCGTAAACAAGCCAGGACAACCAAAACCAGTGTGCCATCTCCCTTTGAGGTCATAATGAAAGAAATGGAAGGAAGCTCTGGCAAGCAGCTGATAAAGGAGATATGCCCTACTTGTGGAGATCATGACCCCAAAGAACATACCTGGCTAATGTTTCCTGGATCAGATATTTTTGCCCGTGTTCCATTTCATGTGGCGCATACTGTTTTGGAAAAAG ACCAAGAGCGCCTGGATATTGATACCAAGAAACTGCAAAGCTTTGTCAAAGAGAAAGCACTTGTGATTGCTGAGAAAGGCGCCCTTGCGGGCAGATTCGGCGCTGACACTGTGAAATCCTTGGTCAACCTAACAGACACACGTAAGTCGACACGGGAAGGAGGAGAGTCTGTGCAGGGCCCTGACGTGAAGTATCAGTTGGGTTGA